One [Clostridium] saccharolyticum WM1 DNA segment encodes these proteins:
- the frlC gene encoding fructoselysine 3-epimerase — MKLGMFTSGYQRNPLEHCFQDAKRFGYDFIELWGGRPHAFAPDLKAGEIEEVKRLIHKYQMPVLGFTPEHNAYPYNFMIGSELQRRDAVDYLKLCLDMAKEMGSDYMLVSPAHAGYLATYEEIWSRMVDTLKELTGHAEKVGVKLVVETLTPYESNAFKSANDLIELFKRIDSPFIVGMCDVVPPFVQHESIMAYMDKLGEKMYHMHIIDGNQGTDSHIVPGEGSIPLPELFKELKDAGYEKTATLELVTGYINEPRLYARRAIDNARAYMREAGF; from the coding sequence ATGAAACTTGGAATGTTTACTTCTGGCTACCAGCGAAATCCGCTGGAGCACTGCTTTCAGGACGCAAAGCGTTTCGGCTATGATTTCATTGAGCTTTGGGGCGGCAGGCCCCACGCCTTTGCACCGGATTTAAAGGCGGGAGAGATTGAGGAGGTGAAGCGTCTGATCCACAAATATCAGATGCCGGTGCTGGGATTCACACCTGAGCACAATGCCTATCCATATAATTTTATGATAGGAAGCGAGCTGCAGAGAAGAGATGCGGTGGATTATTTAAAGCTGTGTCTGGATATGGCAAAGGAGATGGGCTCTGACTATATGCTGGTGTCCCCGGCCCATGCCGGATACCTGGCAACCTATGAGGAGATCTGGTCCCGCATGGTAGATACCTTAAAAGAGCTGACCGGCCACGCTGAGAAGGTTGGCGTAAAGCTGGTGGTGGAGACACTGACACCCTATGAAAGCAATGCGTTCAAGAGTGCCAATGACCTGATAGAGCTGTTTAAACGCATTGATTCTCCTTTCATTGTGGGTATGTGCGATGTGGTGCCGCCTTTTGTCCAGCATGAAAGCATCATGGCTTACATGGATAAGCTGGGTGAAAAAATGTATCACATGCACATTATTGACGGGAATCAGGGGACAGACAGCCACATTGTCCCTGGCGAAGGCTCCATACCGCTTCCGGAGCTTTTTAAGGAGCTGAAGGATGCCGGATATGAGAAGACAGCCACATTGGAACTGGTGACAGGATATATCAACGAACCAAGGCTGTATGCCAGACGAGCCATTGACAATGCCCGCGCCTATATGAGAGAGGCTGGCTTCTGA
- a CDS encoding amidohydrolase, which produces MQKADILLRSNAVFSGLASAPEAGFVAISGNRILAAGPSDGAGYAGPDTRVLDLGDRLICPGFTDVHCFFSGYLLTIAGTDLSTCQNAEQAVAEARAYQKTLAPGATVLARGVRPGFTELSGDRLDREFGDVPAILFMEGGESCYMNSAARREYRFTPDTCWSESYWRLLKYILGQKEFSVPEFRKYLSMMNSRGITSVKEMGFDDFYGFTEELKKLEQENALTARVHFMSQPVGFPMNLEYGKEMRDTFPGSFVHFSGYNQMTDGSISQLEGEMKSPYLCADTCCVKEIDWEGLRRDTMAADRENFRFSLHAQGDGAICRTMDIFDQCQKGADGKVKNRHAITDLECSDPADLERMGALGIVAEIYPQIMSIADRTGKLAMIQEKIGLERGKNYWNRRKMADSGVTISCGTDLPLLYDDIPESIYHTVGALFPEGGVPFNKENTLTITELLKAWTYGGQYNLGCESQLGTLKAGNLADIAVLDGNVFETPMDQMRSIKVCLTLVDGKIVYCTI; this is translated from the coding sequence ATGCAGAAAGCTGATATTCTATTACGTTCCAACGCTGTCTTCTCAGGCCTTGCTTCCGCTCCGGAAGCTGGCTTCGTCGCTATATCAGGCAACCGGATCCTGGCCGCGGGTCCCTCGGATGGTGCCGGATACGCCGGGCCGGACACCCGGGTACTGGATTTGGGAGACCGGCTCATCTGTCCTGGTTTTACAGACGTGCACTGCTTCTTCAGCGGATATCTGCTGACGATCGCCGGAACCGATTTAAGCACATGCCAAAACGCGGAACAGGCGGTGGCCGAAGCCAGGGCTTACCAGAAAACCCTGGCTCCAGGTGCAACAGTACTTGCAAGGGGGGTGCGCCCCGGCTTTACGGAACTAAGCGGTGACCGGCTGGACCGGGAATTCGGAGATGTTCCTGCCATCCTCTTTATGGAGGGAGGAGAGAGCTGCTATATGAACAGCGCCGCCCGCAGGGAGTACCGTTTCACTCCGGACACCTGCTGGTCAGAAAGCTACTGGCGCCTTTTGAAGTATATTCTGGGGCAAAAGGAATTTTCCGTACCTGAATTCAGGAAATATCTGTCCATGATGAATTCAAGGGGAATTACTTCCGTCAAGGAAATGGGCTTTGACGACTTCTACGGTTTTACAGAAGAACTTAAGAAATTAGAGCAGGAGAACGCCCTGACCGCCAGAGTGCATTTCATGAGTCAGCCTGTAGGCTTTCCTATGAATCTGGAATACGGGAAAGAGATGAGAGATACCTTCCCCGGCAGTTTCGTACATTTCTCAGGCTATAACCAGATGACCGACGGATCCATCAGCCAGCTGGAAGGGGAAATGAAGTCTCCCTACCTCTGTGCGGACACCTGCTGCGTCAAGGAGATTGACTGGGAAGGCTTAAGAAGGGACACCATGGCAGCCGACAGGGAGAATTTCCGCTTTTCTCTCCATGCGCAGGGGGATGGAGCCATCTGCAGGACTATGGATATCTTTGACCAGTGCCAAAAGGGAGCGGACGGCAAGGTTAAAAACCGCCATGCTATCACAGACCTGGAGTGCTCGGATCCTGCTGATCTGGAACGCATGGGAGCGCTTGGCATAGTGGCGGAAATCTATCCCCAGATCATGTCCATCGCGGACCGGACAGGTAAGCTGGCAATGATTCAGGAGAAGATCGGCCTGGAACGCGGTAAAAACTACTGGAACCGCCGGAAAATGGCTGACAGCGGCGTGACCATTTCCTGCGGAACAGACCTGCCGCTGCTCTATGACGATATTCCAGAGTCCATCTACCACACGGTAGGCGCCCTGTTTCCCGAGGGAGGCGTGCCCTTTAACAAGGAAAACACCCTGACCATAACTGAACTATTAAAGGCATGGACCTATGGCGGCCAGTACAACCTGGGCTGCGAATCACAGCTGGGAACCTTGAAAGCCGGCAATCTGGCAGACATTGCTGTGCTGGACGGGAATGTGTTTGAAACTCCCATGGACCAGATGCGCAGCATCAAAGTGTGCCTGACACTGGTGGATGGCAAAATTGTCTATTGTACTATCTGA
- a CDS encoding SGNH/GDSL hydrolase family protein — protein MRKRVLCYGDSNTWGYVPGIGARYEENVRYPGVMAELLGEDYRVIEEGLNGRTTVFSDRMEPERCGIEHLLPFLLSHLPLDYLVIMLGTNDTKSHFHVNAREIGFGMEELLIRARHILDTRGIPAEIILVAPVPIHPEADPMFCRESWRKSGELALIYRELAHTYGCLYLDGGSVTRDVGEDGIHLSIKGHRALGEAIAAVIQEHDRN, from the coding sequence ATGAGAAAACGGGTTCTCTGTTATGGAGATTCCAATACCTGGGGCTACGTGCCCGGGATCGGAGCAAGATATGAGGAGAATGTCCGGTATCCGGGAGTTATGGCTGAACTGCTGGGAGAGGATTACCGGGTGATAGAGGAAGGATTAAACGGACGGACTACTGTGTTTTCTGACCGGATGGAACCGGAACGCTGCGGAATTGAACACCTGCTTCCGTTTCTTCTGTCCCACCTGCCGCTGGATTATCTGGTGATCATGCTGGGAACAAATGATACGAAAAGCCATTTCCACGTCAATGCCAGAGAAATCGGATTCGGTATGGAAGAGCTTCTGATCAGAGCCAGGCACATTCTGGATACCAGAGGGATTCCTGCTGAAATCATACTGGTGGCCCCGGTTCCCATTCATCCTGAGGCTGATCCCATGTTTTGCCGGGAATCCTGGAGGAAGAGCGGGGAGCTGGCACTGATTTACCGGGAGCTGGCCCATACATATGGCTGCCTGTACCTGGATGGCGGGTCCGTCACCAGGGATGTGGGGGAGGATGGAATCCATCTGAGCATTAAAGGGCACCGGGCATTGGGAGAAGCAATTGCGGCAGTCATTCAAGAACACGATAGAAATTAA
- the frlD gene encoding fructoselysine 6-kinase translates to MKVAAMGDNCIDVYERIGKKYPTGNVVDTGVNIQKLGIPVSIISTTGSDENGKWMVETLSGEGLDLSRFKVGDGPTAITYMDMDGLDRVHGDYVEGVLEHIVFDDEDIRFAAAHDLVHTALWGKAEEALPKIRQLSGTKISFDYADRLDHELVEKTLPYVDYGFYSYHKKRDSFIESYLKDKVDRGMKVAVATFGDKGSLAYDGSRFYKGGIYPARVVNTVGAGDSFIAGFLYEILNGSDIETCLDTGAKIAARVVSTFNPWEE, encoded by the coding sequence ATGAAGGTTGCTGCTATGGGAGACAACTGCATTGACGTGTATGAACGGATTGGAAAGAAATATCCCACCGGCAATGTGGTGGACACAGGAGTCAATATTCAGAAACTGGGAATTCCCGTATCCATAATCAGTACCACTGGTTCTGATGAAAATGGAAAATGGATGGTGGAGACACTGTCCGGAGAGGGGCTGGATTTAAGCCGCTTTAAAGTGGGAGACGGACCGACTGCCATTACTTACATGGATATGGACGGGCTGGACCGGGTACACGGTGATTATGTGGAAGGGGTACTGGAGCATATTGTGTTTGACGATGAGGATATCCGCTTTGCCGCAGCCCATGACCTGGTGCATACCGCATTGTGGGGAAAAGCGGAGGAGGCCCTTCCGAAGATCCGTCAGCTTTCCGGGACGAAGATCAGTTTTGATTATGCGGACAGGCTGGATCACGAACTGGTTGAGAAAACCCTGCCGTATGTGGACTATGGATTTTATTCCTATCACAAGAAGCGGGATTCGTTTATTGAATCCTACTTAAAGGATAAGGTGGACAGAGGCATGAAGGTTGCAGTTGCCACCTTTGGCGACAAGGGGAGCCTGGCCTATGACGGCAGCCGGTTTTACAAGGGTGGCATTTATCCTGCCCGTGTGGTGAATACTGTAGGAGCAGGCGACAGTTTTATCGCCGGATTCCTCTATGAAATTCTCAATGGATCTGACATTGAAACGTGTCTGGACACAGGCGCGAAGATAGCAGCCAGAGTGGTCAGTACCTTTAATCCCTGGGAGGAATGA
- a CDS encoding BtpA/SgcQ family protein: MLWTEEMFHTKKPIIAMLHLDALPGDPMYSPENDMKKTVEHARADLKALQEGGVDGILFSNEFSLPYERNMSFVTPASMARVMGELMSEIRVPFGVDCISDGLATLELAAAVGADFVRGTFCGVYVGDGGLYNNDFSKLLRRKAALPLDKLKMLYFINPESDRNLDTRPLKDIAKSTIFKANPDGLCISASAAGQDVDDELIAQVKAAAPEVVVLCNTGCRRDTIEQKLATADAAVVGTTFKENGNFFSRVDAARVKEFMEVVKAYRKSL; this comes from the coding sequence ATGCTTTGGACAGAAGAAATGTTTCATACGAAAAAACCAATTATTGCTATGCTGCATCTGGATGCCCTTCCGGGAGATCCCATGTATTCTCCGGAAAATGATATGAAGAAAACTGTGGAACACGCCAGAGCGGATCTTAAGGCACTCCAGGAAGGCGGTGTGGACGGGATTCTGTTCTCCAATGAATTCAGCCTTCCCTATGAGCGGAATATGAGCTTCGTTACCCCTGCCAGCATGGCACGGGTTATGGGAGAACTGATGAGCGAGATCAGGGTGCCTTTTGGAGTGGACTGCATCTCAGACGGTCTGGCTACCTTAGAGCTGGCCGCTGCAGTGGGCGCCGATTTTGTGCGGGGAACCTTCTGCGGGGTTTATGTGGGGGACGGAGGGCTGTACAATAATGATTTTTCAAAGCTTCTGAGGCGCAAGGCTGCCCTGCCCCTTGATAAGCTTAAGATGCTCTATTTCATCAACCCCGAATCTGACCGGAATCTGGATACCAGACCGCTGAAGGACATTGCCAAGTCCACAATTTTCAAGGCAAATCCGGACGGGTTATGTATCTCTGCCTCAGCCGCCGGGCAGGATGTGGACGATGAGCTGATCGCACAGGTGAAGGCGGCAGCTCCGGAGGTGGTGGTACTGTGCAATACCGGGTGCCGCAGAGATACCATAGAGCAGAAGCTGGCTACTGCAGATGCTGCGGTGGTGGGGACTACATTTAAAGAAAATGGGAATTTCTTTTCACGCGTGGACGCAGCCCGCGTAAAGGAATTTATGGAAGTGGTTAAAGCATACAGGAAAAGCCTGTGA
- a CDS encoding Na+/H+ antiporter NhaC family protein, which produces MEPYYAGWLSLVPPILAITLALISKEVVFSLLTGILSGTFIYSIGIGLNPAAGTVGTALDLMADSADLYIIFFVSLLGALVYVISMAGGSKAYGKWASSKIKSRKLALAATALLGIIIFIDDYFNCLTVGTVMKPLTDKYKVSRAKLAYIIDCTAAPVCIISPISSWAAAVGSNLEATGFYANGFKVFLSTIPMNLYAILSIIMIFMIIVSGKDYGPMTSAESMAEKGFLGAVRQDNEMLDSSTDRGTVGDMLLPIVMLIVFSVLAMLYTGGFFTTGPSYMSFGTAFGSCETSKSLAWGGLGALFIAMIMFVPRNLMTFRQFMNGVTEGIKTMIPACCILFLAWTIGAVCRDILQTPEFVSSLLAQANIPKFLLPAMVFVIAAFLSFSTGTAWGTFSILIPIIAPVANILAPELLTVSLSATLAGSVFGDNCSPISDTTILSSAGTECNHIDHVTTQLPYALTVAACCFAGYITAGLSGSNMIFTLAVSVACLAAAFFTLYRIDSKRKLARRPADIVE; this is translated from the coding sequence TTGGAACCATATTATGCCGGGTGGCTATCATTGGTGCCGCCCATATTGGCAATTACTCTGGCACTTATCTCTAAAGAAGTTGTATTTTCCCTGCTGACAGGCATACTTTCCGGTACGTTTATCTACTCCATCGGTATAGGGCTGAATCCGGCAGCCGGCACAGTAGGCACAGCCCTTGACTTAATGGCGGACAGCGCCGACTTATATATTATCTTCTTTGTAAGCCTGCTGGGGGCGCTTGTATATGTTATCTCTATGGCAGGCGGATCCAAGGCTTACGGCAAATGGGCCTCATCCAAGATTAAATCCAGAAAGCTGGCCCTGGCTGCCACCGCTCTTTTGGGAATCATCATTTTCATTGACGATTATTTTAATTGTCTGACTGTGGGAACGGTCATGAAGCCACTTACCGACAAATACAAGGTATCCAGGGCAAAACTGGCCTATATCATCGACTGCACGGCAGCACCGGTGTGTATTATTTCCCCTATTTCATCCTGGGCTGCAGCTGTGGGAAGCAATCTGGAAGCCACCGGATTCTATGCCAACGGCTTCAAAGTATTTTTATCCACTATCCCCATGAACCTTTATGCCATTTTATCCATCATTATGATTTTCATGATCATTGTCAGCGGTAAGGACTACGGTCCCATGACATCTGCGGAATCCATGGCTGAAAAAGGCTTCCTGGGAGCTGTCAGGCAGGACAACGAAATGCTGGACAGCTCCACGGACCGCGGAACCGTGGGGGATATGCTGCTGCCTATCGTCATGCTGATCGTCTTTTCCGTACTTGCCATGCTGTATACAGGCGGTTTCTTCACGACCGGTCCGTCCTATATGAGCTTTGGAACCGCCTTCGGCAGCTGCGAAACCTCAAAGTCTCTGGCATGGGGAGGATTGGGTGCTCTGTTCATTGCCATGATTATGTTTGTGCCCAGAAACCTGATGACCTTCCGGCAGTTTATGAATGGTGTCACAGAGGGCATCAAAACCATGATTCCCGCTTGCTGCATCCTGTTCCTGGCCTGGACCATAGGAGCGGTCTGCCGTGATATTCTGCAGACGCCGGAATTTGTCAGCAGCCTCCTGGCCCAGGCCAATATTCCCAAATTCCTGCTGCCGGCCATGGTATTTGTGATAGCTGCATTTTTAAGCTTTTCCACAGGAACCGCTTGGGGAACCTTCAGCATTTTGATCCCTATCATCGCACCTGTGGCCAACATCCTGGCGCCGGAGCTTTTAACAGTCTCACTTTCCGCCACATTAGCAGGAAGTGTGTTCGGTGATAACTGCTCCCCCATCTCCGACACAACAATTCTTTCCAGCGCCGGTACCGAGTGCAATCACATTGACCATGTAACCACCCAGCTGCCCTACGCCCTGACTGTGGCTGCCTGCTGCTTTGCAGGCTATATTACAGCCGGTCTCAGCGGTTCCAACATGATTTTCACGCTGGCCGTGTCCGTGGCTTGCCTGGCCGCAGCATTTTTCACGCTTTACAGAATCGATTCCAAACGCAAGCTGGCCCGCAGACCTGCGGACATAGTTGAATAA